Proteins found in one Halarsenatibacter silvermanii genomic segment:
- a CDS encoding TolC family protein, whose translation MSSKYSFIKTMILLLLLFSAAMLIACFFQEKEAIKAKDTETKFTLDSYLARGIDRNREIENDRLLLEKNKVKLKQRQAEQEVDPSPLLLKKDELELELAQQRLKRTTEEIISEYLQDFLEFVRLKKLFTLHQEYVELFQAELEKIENMHQEGRVTSADVLQAEVELKAAENNLIKSANNLENQKFILEKNLQLSAEEKLEVQYYEEDFSEFEIKREFVDLQETARNNRLEIEESKADRELAKIDLQLAESNYRSGLEEKEAKIEYRKAKNEVDKILDDIEVEVKNSYSRANNVRKDLAMTEKEIENYKEIVRINSLFLEEEYITGVEFWDSQVDLYQAEIDDISRRFESYIAVVELYLATGELKEMFIHE comes from the coding sequence ATGTCGTCTAAATATAGTTTCATTAAAACCATGATCTTGTTGCTGCTTTTATTTTCTGCTGCAATGCTGATTGCCTGTTTCTTTCAAGAGAAGGAAGCGATCAAGGCTAAAGATACTGAAACTAAATTTACTTTGGATTCTTATCTGGCAAGAGGGATAGACAGAAACAGAGAAATAGAAAACGATAGATTGCTTTTAGAAAAAAATAAAGTAAAATTGAAACAACGACAGGCTGAACAGGAGGTTGATCCCTCCCCGTTGCTTTTGAAAAAGGATGAGTTAGAGCTTGAACTCGCTCAGCAAAGGCTGAAGAGAACCACTGAAGAGATTATCAGTGAGTATCTACAGGATTTTCTCGAATTTGTTAGGTTAAAAAAATTATTCACTCTTCACCAGGAATATGTGGAGCTTTTTCAGGCAGAACTGGAAAAAATTGAGAATATGCACCAGGAGGGGAGAGTAACTTCTGCGGATGTTCTGCAAGCAGAAGTTGAATTAAAAGCTGCAGAAAACAATTTGATAAAATCAGCTAATAATCTGGAAAATCAGAAGTTTATTTTAGAAAAAAATTTGCAACTGTCAGCTGAAGAAAAGTTAGAGGTTCAATATTATGAAGAGGATTTTTCAGAATTTGAAATAAAAAGAGAATTTGTTGATCTGCAGGAGACTGCCAGAAATAATCGCCTGGAAATCGAGGAGAGTAAAGCTGACCGGGAGCTGGCTAAAATAGATCTACAGCTGGCTGAAAGCAACTATAGATCGGGTCTGGAAGAGAAAGAGGCAAAAATAGAATATAGAAAAGCCAAAAATGAAGTCGATAAAATTCTGGATGATATTGAGGTTGAAGTTAAAAATTCATATTCCCGAGCAAATAACGTCAGAAAAGATTTAGCAATGACTGAAAAAGAAATAGAAAATTACAAAGAGATTGTTAGAATAAACAGCCTCTTCCTGGAGGAAGAATACATCACCGGAGTTGAATTTTGGGACTCTCAGGTTGATCTATATCAAGCCGAAATAGATGATATTAGCAGGCGCTTCGAAAGTTATATCGCCGTCGTTGAGCTTTATCTGGCTACTGGCGAGTTGAAGGAGATGTTCATTCATGAATAA